From Homalodisca vitripennis isolate AUS2020 chromosome 1, UT_GWSS_2.1, whole genome shotgun sequence, the proteins below share one genomic window:
- the LOC124356871 gene encoding insulin-like growth factor-binding protein complex acid labile subunit: MGLTSLQRLNLSHNMLTHISPDDFIGLDNLKILDISHNMLSTLEETSKTFLPSLEELMATHNQLTALERDFHGLPVLCWADLSHNHIRHISKELVEKTQCQLYGVNRTLNIYLNENPVLCDDDMMAIIKLMEERNTTKVYGEVDCVVEVNNTVPMAMPMMPLAA; the protein is encoded by the exons ATGGGGCTGACAAGTCTGCAGAGGCTAAACTTGAGTCATAACATGTTAACCCACATTTCACCGGACGACTTCATCGGCTTGGACAACTTGAAGATTTTAGACATCTCACATAATATGCTTTCTACATTAGAAGAGACTTCAAAG ACTTTCCTGCCTTCTCTGGAGGAATTGATGGCAACACACAACCAACTGACTGCTCTAGAACGGGATTTCCACGGTCTACCTGTACTCTGCTGGGCAGATCTATCGCACAACCACATCCGTCATATCAGCAAGGAACTTGTCGAGAAGACACAATGCCAGTTGTATGGTGTCAACAGAACACTGAACATTTACCTCAATG AGAATCCAGTTCTTTGCGATGACGACATGATGGCTATAATAAAACTCATGGAAGAGAGGAACACGACAAAAGTGTACGGAGAAGTGGATTGCGTTGTGGAAGTGAACAATACTGTGCCTATGGCCATGCCCATGATGCCTCTGGCAGCATAA